In the Topomyia yanbarensis strain Yona2022 chromosome 3, ASM3024719v1, whole genome shotgun sequence genome, one interval contains:
- the LOC131694317 gene encoding uncharacterized protein LOC131694317: MERYLRFYIKFHGYVLAIGTILGSILMTVLLYASTDFVYPLENFYDYRFMGSAALVFGALWLGIGIALFYGIFKEVKVCLYPFAAMYMLDLFFLFIRDIVLIWHNERWYKIALLNPVTAVVVLYLTLHIMLSMVALGKLFEHDPLTPSGSNFVRFKTDDQLPVQLREEDDASLVVE, from the exons ATGGAACGCTACTTGCGGTTTTATATCAAGTTTCATGGTTACGTGTTGGCGATTGGGACAATTCTGGGATCGATTCTGATGACAGTCCTTCTCTACGCTAGCACCGATTTCGTTTACCCATTGGAGAATT TTTATGATTATCGGTTCATGGGAAGCGCGGCACTCGTTTTCGGGGCACTTTGGTTAGGGATTGGTATTGCGCTGTTCTATGGAATATTCAAG GAAGTAAAAGTATGCCTGTACCCATTCGCTGCCATGTACATGCTGGATCTGTTCTTCTTGTTTATTCGTGATATTGTTTTGATTTGGCACAACGAAAGGTGGTACAAAATAGCACTCCTGAACCCGGTTACAGCGGTTGTCGTCTTAT ACCTTACCCTGCACATCATGCTAAGCATGGTTGCCCTTGGCAAGCTTTTCGAGCACGATCCTCTCACACCGTCTGGATCGAACTTTGTCCGTTTCAAAACCGACGACCAGCTACCGGTTCAGTTGCGGGAGGAGGACGACGCTTCGCTCGTGGTCGAGTGA